From the genome of Proteus vulgaris, one region includes:
- a CDS encoding TfoX/Sxy family DNA transformation protein, with translation MSFLPEQRKAHLLSRIAKYGELTTKSQFGGVSLMIDDVMFAITSDNQLYLKGSDFLETLYKATKMEAYIYLKKGKPITLRYYKIMDSLWENQQKLDQYIDLSYHYSMQEYLGQRKRPCRIKDLPNLGVILEKRLSQIGVNKVEELRLIGAKACYLKLMRSHNLKNSEILLSLAGAIMGCHRSVLPNQLKAELLDWYNELSFQ, from the coding sequence ATGTCATTTTTACCTGAGCAACGGAAGGCTCATTTGCTATCGCGCATTGCGAAATATGGAGAGTTAACAACAAAGTCTCAATTTGGTGGTGTTAGCTTAATGATTGATGACGTTATGTTTGCTATCACGTCTGATAATCAACTTTATTTAAAAGGAAGCGATTTTTTAGAGACGCTTTATAAGGCAACAAAAATGGAAGCCTATATTTATCTGAAAAAAGGAAAACCAATAACGTTACGTTATTATAAAATCATGGATTCTTTATGGGAAAATCAGCAAAAATTAGATCAATATATTGATTTGTCATATCACTACAGCATGCAAGAGTATTTAGGCCAACGGAAAAGGCCATGCCGAATAAAAGATTTACCTAATTTAGGTGTCATATTAGAGAAAAGGCTAAGCCAAATTGGGGTTAATAAAGTTGAAGAGTTACGACTTATTGGTGCCAAAGCCTGTTATTTGAAATTAATGCGCAGCCATAATTTAAAAAATAGTGAGATTTTACTTTCATTAGCGGGGGCAATAATGGGATGTCATCGTTCCGTGTTACCCAACCAACTAAAAGCAGAACTATTAGATTGGTATAATGAATTGTCTTTTCAATAA
- the ompA gene encoding porin OmpA: protein MKKTAIALAVAVAAFATAAQAAPKDNTWYTGGKLGWSQYQGTSNHFEGTSIGNGNTHRDQLGAGAFAGYQYNQYLGFELGYDWLGRMTYKGSYDNGAFRAQGVQLTTKLSYPVMEDLDVYTRLGGMVWRADSSATKNATSLSPKQDRFSNNDTGVSPVFALGTEYAITPNIATRVEYQWINNIGDKGTLNARPDNGMLSVGVAYRFNQETPAPVVAPAPVVAPAPVVENKTFTLRSDVLFNFNKSTLKAEGQEALNGLYNELANIDPTQGRVVVIGYTDRIGSQNYNLPLSEKRAQSVVDYLVSKGIPANSISAEGRGKENPVTGNTCDNVKARSALIDCLAPDRRVEIEIQGTTEVVVQPGK, encoded by the coding sequence ATGAAAAAGACAGCTATCGCATTAGCAGTGGCAGTGGCAGCTTTCGCAACTGCAGCGCAAGCAGCTCCAAAAGACAATACCTGGTATACTGGTGGTAAATTAGGTTGGTCTCAATACCAAGGTACTAGCAACCATTTTGAAGGTACTTCTATCGGTAATGGTAACACTCACCGTGACCAATTAGGTGCAGGTGCATTTGCTGGTTATCAGTACAACCAATACTTAGGTTTTGAACTGGGTTATGATTGGTTAGGTCGTATGACTTATAAAGGTTCATATGACAATGGTGCGTTCCGTGCTCAAGGTGTCCAATTAACCACTAAATTAAGTTATCCAGTAATGGAAGACTTAGACGTTTATACCCGTTTAGGTGGTATGGTATGGCGTGCAGATTCTTCTGCAACTAAAAACGCTACTTCTTTATCTCCAAAACAAGATCGTTTCTCTAATAACGATACTGGCGTTTCTCCAGTATTCGCATTAGGTACTGAATACGCGATCACTCCAAACATCGCTACTCGTGTTGAATATCAGTGGATCAACAACATTGGTGATAAAGGTACTCTGAATGCGCGTCCAGACAACGGCATGCTGAGTGTTGGTGTTGCTTACCGTTTCAACCAAGAAACTCCAGCTCCAGTTGTAGCTCCAGCTCCAGTTGTAGCTCCAGCTCCAGTTGTTGAGAACAAAACCTTTACTCTGCGTTCAGACGTTCTGTTCAACTTCAACAAATCTACTCTGAAAGCTGAAGGTCAAGAAGCTCTGAATGGTCTGTACAATGAACTGGCTAACATCGACCCAACTCAAGGTCGTGTAGTCGTTATTGGTTACACTGACCGTATCGGTTCTCAAAACTACAACCTGCCTCTGTCAGAAAAACGTGCTCAATCTGTAGTTGATTACCTGGTATCTAAAGGTATCCCTGCAAACAGCATCTCTGCAGAAGGTCGTGGTAAAGAAAATCCAGTTACTGGCAACACATGTGACAACGTTAAAGCTCGTTCAGCTCTGATCGATTGCTTAGCGCCAGACCGTCGTGTTGAAATCGAAATCCAAGGTACAACTGAAGTTGTTGTTCAACCTGGTAAATAA
- the matP gene encoding macrodomain Ter protein MatP: protein MKYQQLENLECGWKWAYLVKKHREGELITRYIEKSAADEVVEQLLLIESQPLKVLEWIDLHMNPDLSNKMKQTIRARRKRYFNAEHQHTRKKSIDLTFKVWQRLSALSQRRGITLSETIVQLIEDAERKEQYALKVHSLKDGLIELLERDKEK from the coding sequence ATGAAATATCAACAATTAGAGAATCTAGAATGTGGCTGGAAGTGGGCATATCTCGTCAAAAAACATCGTGAAGGTGAGTTAATTACCCGTTATATTGAAAAAAGTGCGGCTGATGAGGTTGTCGAGCAATTATTACTGATAGAATCACAGCCATTAAAAGTTTTAGAGTGGATAGATTTGCATATGAATCCTGATCTATCCAATAAAATGAAACAAACTATTCGTGCTCGTAGAAAGCGGTATTTTAATGCAGAGCATCAACATACACGAAAAAAATCGATAGATTTAACATTTAAAGTTTGGCAGCGCTTATCGGCTTTATCACAACGCCGAGGAATAACATTATCAGAAACAATAGTACAATTAATTGAAGATGCTGAACGAAAAGAGCAATACGCTTTAAAAGTACATAGTTTAAAAGATGGATTAATTGAGTTATTAGAACGAGATAAAGAAAAGTAA
- the sulA gene encoding SOS-induced cell division inhibitor SulA, giving the protein MKISTSSPTRQNTILQEISNEVLPLSIPSAMVTTESNNKQGMVSELLYQNPLVINHILLPLLKQYSHESRWLLWLSPQQKLNRSWLKNVGLPLDKIIQLNHANRINTVDLMEKALMSGNYSVVLAWLPEISPEEMKRLESAASKGKSLGFIMRQQINTNIHLESTNASKRHLNSVKIHSIHYH; this is encoded by the coding sequence ATGAAAATCTCAACATCATCTCCGACAAGACAAAACACCATTCTCCAAGAGATCTCGAATGAGGTATTACCTCTATCTATCCCTTCAGCAATGGTTACTACGGAAAGTAATAATAAACAAGGCATGGTAAGTGAACTTCTCTACCAAAATCCGCTCGTTATTAATCACATCCTTTTGCCATTACTAAAACAGTATAGCCATGAATCACGTTGGTTATTGTGGTTAAGCCCACAACAAAAACTCAATCGTTCTTGGTTGAAAAACGTAGGATTACCTCTTGATAAAATAATCCAATTAAATCATGCAAATAGAATAAATACGGTTGATTTGATGGAAAAAGCATTAATGAGTGGAAATTACAGTGTCGTTCTAGCTTGGTTACCAGAAATATCGCCAGAAGAGATGAAAAGATTAGAATCTGCTGCAAGCAAAGGTAAAAGCTTGGGGTTTATCATGCGTCAACAAATTAATACAAATATCCATTTAGAAAGTACTAATGCATCTAAACGACATTTGAATTCCGTAAAAATTCATTCAATTCACTACCATTAG